Proteins encoded in a region of the Euleptes europaea isolate rEulEur1 chromosome 3, rEulEur1.hap1, whole genome shotgun sequence genome:
- the MARK4 gene encoding MAP/microtubule affinity-regulating kinase 4 isoform X2, which translates to MSVRTALAAGNERNAEAHQRCPVVTLDPAPNPATPPLSPQPSTLASSRSEKGSSWSSRSLGARCRNSIASCADEQPHIGNYRLLKTIGKGNFAKVKLARHILTGREVAIKIIDKTQLNPTSLQKLFREVRIMKGLNHPNIVKLFEVIETEKTLYLVMEYASAGEVFDYLVSHGRMKEKEARAKFRQIVSAVHYCHQKNIVHRDLKAENLLLDADANIKIADFGFSNEFTLGSKLDTFCGSPPYAAPELFQGKKYDGPEVDIWSLGVILYTLVSGSLPFDGQNLKELRERVLRGKYRVPFYMSTDCENILRRFLVLNPSKRCTLEQIMKDKWINIGYEGDELKPYKEPEEDFTDAKRIEVMVGMGYTREEIKEALTNQKYNEVTATYLLLGRKNEVEGGESRTGSSLSLARVRAPSEASNGTSKSSSSSHTKSQRSSSTYHRQRRHSDFCGPSPVPMHPKRSPTSTGDGELKEERMPSRKASCSVVSSSGRGIPPSSPMVSSANNPNKSEIPDRRKDSAVNTNNIPSSMMTRRNTYVCTDRPGGDRHSLLQNGKENSSISSRVPPASPSSHSIATSSTSSDRTRLSRGTNIRSTFHGGQVRDRRGTGVQNGPPTSPTLSHEATPLPQSRSRATSNLFSKLTSKLTRRVADEPERIRGPALTSCNLPWNQKETEPRLLRFTWNVKLTSTRPAEAILAALRQATDSANCCCRQTEPFVLSCTHEKSPSEQHCCFEVEVCRLQRLGGLHGVLFRRQAGTSLAFRGLVAKITDQLQL; encoded by the exons ATGTCTGTGCGGACGGCGCTGGCCGCTGGCAACGAGCGCAATGCCGAGGCG CACCAGCGCTGCCCCGTGGTGACGCTCGACCCCGCGCCCAACCCGGCAACGccgcccctctccccccagccctccacCCTGGCCAGTAGCCGCTCCGAGAAGGGCTCGTCATGGTCCAGCCGCTCGCTGGGTGCCCGGTGCCGCAACTCCATCGCCTCCTGTGCCGACGAGCAGCCCCACATCGGCAACTATCGCCTCCTCAAGACCATCGGCAAGGGCAACTTTGCCAAGGTCAAGCTTGCACGCCACATCCTCACCGGCAGAGAG GTGGCCATAAAAATAATCGACAAGACTCAGCTGAATCCGACAAGCCTCCAGAAG CTCTTCCGGGAAGTTAGGATTATGAAGGGTCTGAATCACCCCAATATCG TGAAACTCTTTGAGGTGATAGAAACAGAGAAGACCCTCTACCTGGTGATGGAGTACGCCAGTGCAG GAGAAGTCTTTGACTACCTCGTTTCTCACGGACGCATGAAGGAGAAAGAAGCCCGGGCCAAGTTCAGACAG attgtCTCGGCTGTACACTACTGTCATCAGAAGAACATTGTACACAGGGACCTAAAG GCTGAAAACCTTTTGCTGGACGCGGACGCCAACATTAAAATAGCTGACTTTGGGTTCAGCAACGAGTTCACGCTGGGCTCCAAGCTGGACACGTTCTGCGGGAGCCCCCCTTATGCCGCCCCAGAACTCTTCCAAGGGAAGAAGTACGACGGGCCCGAGGTGGACATCTGGAGTCTGGGGGTGATCCTCTACACGCTGGTCAGCGGTTCTTTGCCCTTTGATGGGCAGAACCTCAAG GAGCTGCGGGAGCGTGTCCTGCGTGGCAAGTACCGTGTCCCCTTCTACATGTCCACCGACTGCGAGAACATCCTGAGGCGCTTCCTGGTGCTGAACCCCTCCAAGCGCTGCACCCTCGAG CAAATTATGAAAGACAAGTGGATCAATATTGGCTACGAGGGAGATGAGCTGAAGCCTTACAAAGAGCCGGAAGAGGACTTTACGGACGCCAAGCGCATTG AAGTGATGGTGGGCATGGGGTATACTCGTGAAGAGATCAAGGAAGCCCTGACCAACCAAAAATACAACGAGGTCACGGCCACCTACCTCCTGCTGGGCAGGAAGAACGAG GTGGAAGGGGGTGAGTCCCGGACAGGCAGCAGCCTCTCGCTGGCCCGGGTGCGGGCGCCCAGCGAGGCCTCCAACGGCACCagcaagtcctcctcctcctcacacacCAAGAGCCAGCGCAGCTCCTCCACTTACCACCGGCAGCGGCGGCACAGCGACTTCT GCGGCCCCTCCCCTGTCCCCATGCATCCCAAGCGGAGCCCCACCAGCACCGGGGATGGCGAGCTGAAGGAGGAGCGCATGCCCTCGCGCAAGGCCAGCTGCAGCGTCGTCAGCAGCAGCGGAAGGGGCATCCCGCCCTCCAGCCCCATGGTGAGCAGCGCAAACAACCCCAACAAGTCCGAGATCCCTGACCGGCGCAAGGATAGCGCCGTCAACACG AATAATATTCCCTCGAGTATGATGACCCGGAGGAACACGTACGTGTGCACAGACAGGCCCGGCGGGGATCGCCACTCATTGCTCCAAAACGGGAAGGAGAACAG ctCAATTTCCAGTCGGGTgccccctgcctccccctccagcCACAGTATCGCCACCTCGTCCACGTCTTCTGACCGTACCCGGCTTTCGCGGGGCACCAACATCCGCAGCACCTTCCATGGAGGCCAGGTGCGAGACCGGCGTGGGACCGGCGTGCAGAATGGGCCCCCCACCTCCCCGACGCTCTCCCACGAAGCCACGCCCCTGCCACAGAGCCGGAGCCGAGCCACCTCCAACCTCTTCAGCAAACTCACGTCAAAGCTCACGCGGAG ggtcGCAGACGAACCTGAGAGAATCAGGGGACCTGCGCTCACAAG TTGCAATCTACCTTGGAATCAAAAGGAAACAGAACCCCGGCTGCTCCGATTTACCTGGAATGTGAAGCTCACCAGCACCCGCCCCGCCGAGGCCATCCTGGCCGCCCTCCGCCAGGCCACGGACTCTGCCAACTGCTGCTGCCGCCAGACGGAGCCCTTCGTCCTGTCCTGCACGCATGAGAAGAGCCCCAGCGAGCAGCACTGCTGCTTTGAGGTGGAGGTCTGCCGGCTGCAGAGGCTGGGCGGGCTCCACGGAGTGCTTTTCCGGCGCCAGGCGGGCACCTCACTGGCCTTCCGGGGCTTGGTGGCCAAGATCACCGACCAGCTGCAGCTCTAG
- the MARK4 gene encoding MAP/microtubule affinity-regulating kinase 4 isoform X1, whose protein sequence is MSVRTALAAGNERNAEAHQRCPVVTLDPAPNPATPPLSPQPSTLASSRSEKGSSWSSRSLGARCRNSIASCADEQPHIGNYRLLKTIGKGNFAKVKLARHILTGREVAIKIIDKTQLNPTSLQKLFREVRIMKGLNHPNIVKLFEVIETEKTLYLVMEYASAGEVFDYLVSHGRMKEKEARAKFRQIVSAVHYCHQKNIVHRDLKAENLLLDADANIKIADFGFSNEFTLGSKLDTFCGSPPYAAPELFQGKKYDGPEVDIWSLGVILYTLVSGSLPFDGQNLKELRERVLRGKYRVPFYMSTDCENILRRFLVLNPSKRCTLEQIMKDKWINIGYEGDELKPYKEPEEDFTDAKRIEVMVGMGYTREEIKEALTNQKYNEVTATYLLLGRKNEQVEGGESRTGSSLSLARVRAPSEASNGTSKSSSSSHTKSQRSSSTYHRQRRHSDFCGPSPVPMHPKRSPTSTGDGELKEERMPSRKASCSVVSSSGRGIPPSSPMVSSANNPNKSEIPDRRKDSAVNTNNIPSSMMTRRNTYVCTDRPGGDRHSLLQNGKENSSISSRVPPASPSSHSIATSSTSSDRTRLSRGTNIRSTFHGGQVRDRRGTGVQNGPPTSPTLSHEATPLPQSRSRATSNLFSKLTSKLTRRVADEPERIRGPALTSCNLPWNQKETEPRLLRFTWNVKLTSTRPAEAILAALRQATDSANCCCRQTEPFVLSCTHEKSPSEQHCCFEVEVCRLQRLGGLHGVLFRRQAGTSLAFRGLVAKITDQLQL, encoded by the exons ATGTCTGTGCGGACGGCGCTGGCCGCTGGCAACGAGCGCAATGCCGAGGCG CACCAGCGCTGCCCCGTGGTGACGCTCGACCCCGCGCCCAACCCGGCAACGccgcccctctccccccagccctccacCCTGGCCAGTAGCCGCTCCGAGAAGGGCTCGTCATGGTCCAGCCGCTCGCTGGGTGCCCGGTGCCGCAACTCCATCGCCTCCTGTGCCGACGAGCAGCCCCACATCGGCAACTATCGCCTCCTCAAGACCATCGGCAAGGGCAACTTTGCCAAGGTCAAGCTTGCACGCCACATCCTCACCGGCAGAGAG GTGGCCATAAAAATAATCGACAAGACTCAGCTGAATCCGACAAGCCTCCAGAAG CTCTTCCGGGAAGTTAGGATTATGAAGGGTCTGAATCACCCCAATATCG TGAAACTCTTTGAGGTGATAGAAACAGAGAAGACCCTCTACCTGGTGATGGAGTACGCCAGTGCAG GAGAAGTCTTTGACTACCTCGTTTCTCACGGACGCATGAAGGAGAAAGAAGCCCGGGCCAAGTTCAGACAG attgtCTCGGCTGTACACTACTGTCATCAGAAGAACATTGTACACAGGGACCTAAAG GCTGAAAACCTTTTGCTGGACGCGGACGCCAACATTAAAATAGCTGACTTTGGGTTCAGCAACGAGTTCACGCTGGGCTCCAAGCTGGACACGTTCTGCGGGAGCCCCCCTTATGCCGCCCCAGAACTCTTCCAAGGGAAGAAGTACGACGGGCCCGAGGTGGACATCTGGAGTCTGGGGGTGATCCTCTACACGCTGGTCAGCGGTTCTTTGCCCTTTGATGGGCAGAACCTCAAG GAGCTGCGGGAGCGTGTCCTGCGTGGCAAGTACCGTGTCCCCTTCTACATGTCCACCGACTGCGAGAACATCCTGAGGCGCTTCCTGGTGCTGAACCCCTCCAAGCGCTGCACCCTCGAG CAAATTATGAAAGACAAGTGGATCAATATTGGCTACGAGGGAGATGAGCTGAAGCCTTACAAAGAGCCGGAAGAGGACTTTACGGACGCCAAGCGCATTG AAGTGATGGTGGGCATGGGGTATACTCGTGAAGAGATCAAGGAAGCCCTGACCAACCAAAAATACAACGAGGTCACGGCCACCTACCTCCTGCTGGGCAGGAAGAACGAG CAGGTGGAAGGGGGTGAGTCCCGGACAGGCAGCAGCCTCTCGCTGGCCCGGGTGCGGGCGCCCAGCGAGGCCTCCAACGGCACCagcaagtcctcctcctcctcacacacCAAGAGCCAGCGCAGCTCCTCCACTTACCACCGGCAGCGGCGGCACAGCGACTTCT GCGGCCCCTCCCCTGTCCCCATGCATCCCAAGCGGAGCCCCACCAGCACCGGGGATGGCGAGCTGAAGGAGGAGCGCATGCCCTCGCGCAAGGCCAGCTGCAGCGTCGTCAGCAGCAGCGGAAGGGGCATCCCGCCCTCCAGCCCCATGGTGAGCAGCGCAAACAACCCCAACAAGTCCGAGATCCCTGACCGGCGCAAGGATAGCGCCGTCAACACG AATAATATTCCCTCGAGTATGATGACCCGGAGGAACACGTACGTGTGCACAGACAGGCCCGGCGGGGATCGCCACTCATTGCTCCAAAACGGGAAGGAGAACAG ctCAATTTCCAGTCGGGTgccccctgcctccccctccagcCACAGTATCGCCACCTCGTCCACGTCTTCTGACCGTACCCGGCTTTCGCGGGGCACCAACATCCGCAGCACCTTCCATGGAGGCCAGGTGCGAGACCGGCGTGGGACCGGCGTGCAGAATGGGCCCCCCACCTCCCCGACGCTCTCCCACGAAGCCACGCCCCTGCCACAGAGCCGGAGCCGAGCCACCTCCAACCTCTTCAGCAAACTCACGTCAAAGCTCACGCGGAG ggtcGCAGACGAACCTGAGAGAATCAGGGGACCTGCGCTCACAAG TTGCAATCTACCTTGGAATCAAAAGGAAACAGAACCCCGGCTGCTCCGATTTACCTGGAATGTGAAGCTCACCAGCACCCGCCCCGCCGAGGCCATCCTGGCCGCCCTCCGCCAGGCCACGGACTCTGCCAACTGCTGCTGCCGCCAGACGGAGCCCTTCGTCCTGTCCTGCACGCATGAGAAGAGCCCCAGCGAGCAGCACTGCTGCTTTGAGGTGGAGGTCTGCCGGCTGCAGAGGCTGGGCGGGCTCCACGGAGTGCTTTTCCGGCGCCAGGCGGGCACCTCACTGGCCTTCCGGGGCTTGGTGGCCAAGATCACCGACCAGCTGCAGCTCTAG
- the MARK4 gene encoding MAP/microtubule affinity-regulating kinase 4 isoform X3, with amino-acid sequence MSVRTALAAGNERNAEAHQRCPVVTLDPAPNPATPPLSPQPSTLASSRSEKGSSWSSRSLGARCRNSIASCADEQPHIGNYRLLKTIGKGNFAKVKLARHILTGREVAIKIIDKTQLNPTSLQKLFREVRIMKGLNHPNIVKLFEVIETEKTLYLVMEYASAGEVFDYLVSHGRMKEKEARAKFRQIVSAVHYCHQKNIVHRDLKAENLLLDADANIKIADFGFSNEFTLGSKLDTFCGSPPYAAPELFQGKKYDGPEVDIWSLGVILYTLVSGSLPFDGQNLKELRERVLRGKYRVPFYMSTDCENILRRFLVLNPSKRCTLEQIMKDKWINIGYEGDELKPYKEPEEDFTDAKRIEVMVGMGYTREEIKEALTNQKYNEVTATYLLLGRKNEQVEGGESRTGSSLSLARVRAPSEASNGTSKSSSSSHTKSQRSSSTYHRQRRHSDFCGPSPVPMHPKRSPTSTGDGELKEERMPSRKASCSVVSSSGRGIPPSSPMVSSANNPNKSEIPDRRKDSAVNTNNIPSSMMTRRNTYVCTDRPGGDRHSLLQNGKENSSISSRVPPASPSSHSIATSSTSSDRTRLSRGTNIRSTFHGGQVRDRRGTGVQNGPPTSPTLSHEATPLPQSRSRATSNLFSKLTSKLTRRVTLDPSKRQNSNRCVSGASMPQGSKIRSQTNLRESGDLRSQVAIYLGIKRKQNPGCSDLPGM; translated from the exons ATGTCTGTGCGGACGGCGCTGGCCGCTGGCAACGAGCGCAATGCCGAGGCG CACCAGCGCTGCCCCGTGGTGACGCTCGACCCCGCGCCCAACCCGGCAACGccgcccctctccccccagccctccacCCTGGCCAGTAGCCGCTCCGAGAAGGGCTCGTCATGGTCCAGCCGCTCGCTGGGTGCCCGGTGCCGCAACTCCATCGCCTCCTGTGCCGACGAGCAGCCCCACATCGGCAACTATCGCCTCCTCAAGACCATCGGCAAGGGCAACTTTGCCAAGGTCAAGCTTGCACGCCACATCCTCACCGGCAGAGAG GTGGCCATAAAAATAATCGACAAGACTCAGCTGAATCCGACAAGCCTCCAGAAG CTCTTCCGGGAAGTTAGGATTATGAAGGGTCTGAATCACCCCAATATCG TGAAACTCTTTGAGGTGATAGAAACAGAGAAGACCCTCTACCTGGTGATGGAGTACGCCAGTGCAG GAGAAGTCTTTGACTACCTCGTTTCTCACGGACGCATGAAGGAGAAAGAAGCCCGGGCCAAGTTCAGACAG attgtCTCGGCTGTACACTACTGTCATCAGAAGAACATTGTACACAGGGACCTAAAG GCTGAAAACCTTTTGCTGGACGCGGACGCCAACATTAAAATAGCTGACTTTGGGTTCAGCAACGAGTTCACGCTGGGCTCCAAGCTGGACACGTTCTGCGGGAGCCCCCCTTATGCCGCCCCAGAACTCTTCCAAGGGAAGAAGTACGACGGGCCCGAGGTGGACATCTGGAGTCTGGGGGTGATCCTCTACACGCTGGTCAGCGGTTCTTTGCCCTTTGATGGGCAGAACCTCAAG GAGCTGCGGGAGCGTGTCCTGCGTGGCAAGTACCGTGTCCCCTTCTACATGTCCACCGACTGCGAGAACATCCTGAGGCGCTTCCTGGTGCTGAACCCCTCCAAGCGCTGCACCCTCGAG CAAATTATGAAAGACAAGTGGATCAATATTGGCTACGAGGGAGATGAGCTGAAGCCTTACAAAGAGCCGGAAGAGGACTTTACGGACGCCAAGCGCATTG AAGTGATGGTGGGCATGGGGTATACTCGTGAAGAGATCAAGGAAGCCCTGACCAACCAAAAATACAACGAGGTCACGGCCACCTACCTCCTGCTGGGCAGGAAGAACGAG CAGGTGGAAGGGGGTGAGTCCCGGACAGGCAGCAGCCTCTCGCTGGCCCGGGTGCGGGCGCCCAGCGAGGCCTCCAACGGCACCagcaagtcctcctcctcctcacacacCAAGAGCCAGCGCAGCTCCTCCACTTACCACCGGCAGCGGCGGCACAGCGACTTCT GCGGCCCCTCCCCTGTCCCCATGCATCCCAAGCGGAGCCCCACCAGCACCGGGGATGGCGAGCTGAAGGAGGAGCGCATGCCCTCGCGCAAGGCCAGCTGCAGCGTCGTCAGCAGCAGCGGAAGGGGCATCCCGCCCTCCAGCCCCATGGTGAGCAGCGCAAACAACCCCAACAAGTCCGAGATCCCTGACCGGCGCAAGGATAGCGCCGTCAACACG AATAATATTCCCTCGAGTATGATGACCCGGAGGAACACGTACGTGTGCACAGACAGGCCCGGCGGGGATCGCCACTCATTGCTCCAAAACGGGAAGGAGAACAG ctCAATTTCCAGTCGGGTgccccctgcctccccctccagcCACAGTATCGCCACCTCGTCCACGTCTTCTGACCGTACCCGGCTTTCGCGGGGCACCAACATCCGCAGCACCTTCCATGGAGGCCAGGTGCGAGACCGGCGTGGGACCGGCGTGCAGAATGGGCCCCCCACCTCCCCGACGCTCTCCCACGAAGCCACGCCCCTGCCACAGAGCCGGAGCCGAGCCACCTCCAACCTCTTCAGCAAACTCACGTCAAAGCTCACGCGGAG GGTCACTCTTGACCCCTCTAAGCGGCAGAATTCTAACAGGTGCGTCTCGGGCGCTTCAATGCCTCAAGGATCTAAAATCA ggtcGCAGACGAACCTGAGAGAATCAGGGGACCTGCGCTCACAAG TTGCAATCTACCTTGGAATCAAAAGGAAACAGAACCCCGGCTGCTCCGATTTACCTGGAATGTGA
- the MARK4 gene encoding MAP/microtubule affinity-regulating kinase 4 isoform X4, with protein MSVRTALAAGNERNAEAHQRCPVVTLDPAPNPATPPLSPQPSTLASSRSEKGSSWSSRSLGARCRNSIASCADEQPHIGNYRLLKTIGKGNFAKVKLARHILTGREVAIKIIDKTQLNPTSLQKLFREVRIMKGLNHPNIVKLFEVIETEKTLYLVMEYASAGEVFDYLVSHGRMKEKEARAKFRQIVSAVHYCHQKNIVHRDLKAENLLLDADANIKIADFGFSNEFTLGSKLDTFCGSPPYAAPELFQGKKYDGPEVDIWSLGVILYTLVSGSLPFDGQNLKELRERVLRGKYRVPFYMSTDCENILRRFLVLNPSKRCTLEQIMKDKWINIGYEGDELKPYKEPEEDFTDAKRIEVMVGMGYTREEIKEALTNQKYNEVTATYLLLGRKNEVEGGESRTGSSLSLARVRAPSEASNGTSKSSSSSHTKSQRSSSTYHRQRRHSDFCGPSPVPMHPKRSPTSTGDGELKEERMPSRKASCSVVSSSGRGIPPSSPMVSSANNPNKSEIPDRRKDSAVNTNNIPSSMMTRRNTYVCTDRPGGDRHSLLQNGKENSSISSRVPPASPSSHSIATSSTSSDRTRLSRGTNIRSTFHGGQVRDRRGTGVQNGPPTSPTLSHEATPLPQSRSRATSNLFSKLTSKLTRRVTLDPSKRQNSNRCVSGASMPQGSKIRSQTNLRESGDLRSQVAIYLGIKRKQNPGCSDLPGM; from the exons ATGTCTGTGCGGACGGCGCTGGCCGCTGGCAACGAGCGCAATGCCGAGGCG CACCAGCGCTGCCCCGTGGTGACGCTCGACCCCGCGCCCAACCCGGCAACGccgcccctctccccccagccctccacCCTGGCCAGTAGCCGCTCCGAGAAGGGCTCGTCATGGTCCAGCCGCTCGCTGGGTGCCCGGTGCCGCAACTCCATCGCCTCCTGTGCCGACGAGCAGCCCCACATCGGCAACTATCGCCTCCTCAAGACCATCGGCAAGGGCAACTTTGCCAAGGTCAAGCTTGCACGCCACATCCTCACCGGCAGAGAG GTGGCCATAAAAATAATCGACAAGACTCAGCTGAATCCGACAAGCCTCCAGAAG CTCTTCCGGGAAGTTAGGATTATGAAGGGTCTGAATCACCCCAATATCG TGAAACTCTTTGAGGTGATAGAAACAGAGAAGACCCTCTACCTGGTGATGGAGTACGCCAGTGCAG GAGAAGTCTTTGACTACCTCGTTTCTCACGGACGCATGAAGGAGAAAGAAGCCCGGGCCAAGTTCAGACAG attgtCTCGGCTGTACACTACTGTCATCAGAAGAACATTGTACACAGGGACCTAAAG GCTGAAAACCTTTTGCTGGACGCGGACGCCAACATTAAAATAGCTGACTTTGGGTTCAGCAACGAGTTCACGCTGGGCTCCAAGCTGGACACGTTCTGCGGGAGCCCCCCTTATGCCGCCCCAGAACTCTTCCAAGGGAAGAAGTACGACGGGCCCGAGGTGGACATCTGGAGTCTGGGGGTGATCCTCTACACGCTGGTCAGCGGTTCTTTGCCCTTTGATGGGCAGAACCTCAAG GAGCTGCGGGAGCGTGTCCTGCGTGGCAAGTACCGTGTCCCCTTCTACATGTCCACCGACTGCGAGAACATCCTGAGGCGCTTCCTGGTGCTGAACCCCTCCAAGCGCTGCACCCTCGAG CAAATTATGAAAGACAAGTGGATCAATATTGGCTACGAGGGAGATGAGCTGAAGCCTTACAAAGAGCCGGAAGAGGACTTTACGGACGCCAAGCGCATTG AAGTGATGGTGGGCATGGGGTATACTCGTGAAGAGATCAAGGAAGCCCTGACCAACCAAAAATACAACGAGGTCACGGCCACCTACCTCCTGCTGGGCAGGAAGAACGAG GTGGAAGGGGGTGAGTCCCGGACAGGCAGCAGCCTCTCGCTGGCCCGGGTGCGGGCGCCCAGCGAGGCCTCCAACGGCACCagcaagtcctcctcctcctcacacacCAAGAGCCAGCGCAGCTCCTCCACTTACCACCGGCAGCGGCGGCACAGCGACTTCT GCGGCCCCTCCCCTGTCCCCATGCATCCCAAGCGGAGCCCCACCAGCACCGGGGATGGCGAGCTGAAGGAGGAGCGCATGCCCTCGCGCAAGGCCAGCTGCAGCGTCGTCAGCAGCAGCGGAAGGGGCATCCCGCCCTCCAGCCCCATGGTGAGCAGCGCAAACAACCCCAACAAGTCCGAGATCCCTGACCGGCGCAAGGATAGCGCCGTCAACACG AATAATATTCCCTCGAGTATGATGACCCGGAGGAACACGTACGTGTGCACAGACAGGCCCGGCGGGGATCGCCACTCATTGCTCCAAAACGGGAAGGAGAACAG ctCAATTTCCAGTCGGGTgccccctgcctccccctccagcCACAGTATCGCCACCTCGTCCACGTCTTCTGACCGTACCCGGCTTTCGCGGGGCACCAACATCCGCAGCACCTTCCATGGAGGCCAGGTGCGAGACCGGCGTGGGACCGGCGTGCAGAATGGGCCCCCCACCTCCCCGACGCTCTCCCACGAAGCCACGCCCCTGCCACAGAGCCGGAGCCGAGCCACCTCCAACCTCTTCAGCAAACTCACGTCAAAGCTCACGCGGAG GGTCACTCTTGACCCCTCTAAGCGGCAGAATTCTAACAGGTGCGTCTCGGGCGCTTCAATGCCTCAAGGATCTAAAATCA ggtcGCAGACGAACCTGAGAGAATCAGGGGACCTGCGCTCACAAG TTGCAATCTACCTTGGAATCAAAAGGAAACAGAACCCCGGCTGCTCCGATTTACCTGGAATGTGA